Proteins co-encoded in one Tursiops truncatus isolate mTurTru1 chromosome 17, mTurTru1.mat.Y, whole genome shotgun sequence genomic window:
- the TONSL gene encoding tonsoku-like protein isoform X6 gives MSLDRELRQLSKAKAKAQRSGQLREEAAVCHQLGELLASHGCYAEALREHQQELQLLESADDPLGCAVAHRKIGERLAEMEDYSAALQHQHRYLELACSLSNHVEQQRAWATIGRTHLDIFDHHQSQDDLLQAQDAFEKSLAIVDEKLQGSLAKRELSEMRTRLYLNVGLTCDSLQQAALCHAYFTKSIFLAEQNHLYEDLFRARYNLGAIHWRRGQHSQAMRCLEGARKCARTLKQGSMESECCLLLSEVLQDLGDFLAAKRALKKAYRLGSQKPLQKAVVCRTLKYVLAVVRLQQQLEESEESDPRGAMGICEQLGDLFSKAGDFPKAAAAYQKQLQFAELLNRPGPELAVIHVSLAATLGDMKDHRQAVRHYEEELRLRDGSALEEAKTWLNIALSREDAGDAYEVLAPCFQKALSCAQQAQQPRLQRQVLRHLHAVQLRLQPQEALGTEARLQELRAAEDEEDEGDEDDEDDEGDEGDAAALEAIEVELSESEDEVDGSQRLEEEELQGCLGRRRVSKWNRRNDVGETLLHRACIEGQLGRVQDLVRQGHPLNPRDYCGWTPLHEACNYGHLDIVRFLLDHGAAVDDPGGQGCEGITPLHDALNCGHFEVAQLLIERGASVTLRTRKLGTPQGRSPLETLQQWVKLYCKDLDGETREKAAAMETLLQAASSGQAPHSSLAPPTVPSNHVFDPETSPPSSPSPGPPEACQARARVSQGLAVPAAARPRRSRHKLASGGSSDGEENPGPPRPPQKRPRMPSPASDGEAATASAGWAAYRAAIRSVGSAQRYHLRPSPPRGPGEAPSPRAALLPEEECLAGDWLEEDLPLAHGHGGSYPPRPHSSADGSRHSASGSGSEASAIRPRARARKSRLSRLKSWSARVRADGACSSAAEPPRSPDVPRALEPIGGSPAAGQPLGQALLPPIRVRVRVQHNLFLIPVPQSRETHSVAWLAEQAAQRYYQASGLLPRLSLQKEGALLAPQDPISDVLQSNEEVLAEVTSWDLPPLTDRYRRACQSLEQGAHQHVLQAMEQQGSGPAFSACSLALRQAQLTPLLRALKLHSALRELRLAGNRLGDGCVAELLAALDTVPGLTLLDLSSNHLGAEGLRQLAVGLQGQPALQTRSSGEPMSPQNLEELDLSMNPLGDGCGQALASILRACPLLSTLHLQACGFGRSFFLNHQAALRSAFQGAKCLKTLSLSYNGLGASALAQALQSLPARTLLRLELSSVAASKSDPGLTEPVVSYLTKMSASLPLAGLAGPVCQPQDQLCRPGGAPVCPPRAAPRPQLPRPVRLCCPGPPGPAPLGQLNSAAAGAAAVQQTSLC, from the exons ATGAGCTTGGACCGCGAGCTTCGCC AGTTAAGCAAGGCCAAGGCTAAGGCCCAGAGGAGCGGGCAGCTGCGGGAGGAGGCAGCCGTCTGCCACCAGCTGGGGGAGCtcctggctagccatg GGTGCTACGCGGAGGCCCTGCGAGAGCACCAGCAGGAGCTGCAGCTCCTGGAGTCGGCCGACGACCCCCTGGGCTGCGCCGTGGCCCACCGCAAGATCGGAGAGCGGCTGGCGGAGATGGAGGACTACTCGGCTGCCCTGCAG CACCAGCACCGCTACCTGGAGCTCGCATGTTCCCTGTCCAACCATGTTGAGCAGCAGAGGGCCTGGGCCACCATTGGCCGCACCCACTTGGACATCTTTGACCACCACCAGTCACAGGATGACTTGCTACAGGCACAGGATGCCTTCGAGAAAAGCCTGGCTATCGTAGATGAGAAGCTGCAGG GCTCACTGGCCAAGAGAGAGCTGAGTGAGATGAGGACCCGACTTTACCTCAACGTGGGCCTCACCTGTGACAGCCTGCAGCAGGCGGCGCTATGCCACGCCTACTTCACGAAGAGCATCTTCCTTGCCGA GCAGAACCACCTGTACGAAGACCTGTTTCGCGCCCGCTACAACCTCGGCGCCATCCACTGGCGGCGGGGGCAGCACTCTCAGGCCATGCGCTGCCTGGAGGGGGCGCGGAAGTGCGCACGCACCCTGAAGCAGGGCTCCATGGAGAGCGAGTGCTGCCTGCTCCTCTCGGAG GTCCTCCAAGACCTAGGGGATTTTTTGGCCGCCAAGAGAGCCTTGAAGAAGGCCTATCGGCTTGGTTCCCAGAAGCCTTTGCAGAAGGCAGTGGTCTGCCGGACTCTCAAGTATG TGCTCGCGGTGGTCCGCCTgcagcagcagctggaggagTCTGAGGAGAGTGACCCGCGGGGCGCCATGGGCATCTGTGAGCAGCTGGGTGACCTGTTCTCCAAGGCGGGCGACTTCCCCAAGGCTGCCGCGGCCTACCAGAAGCAG CTGCAGTTTGCGGAGCTGCTAAACAGGCCGGGGCCTGAGCTGGCCGTCATCCACGTGTCCCTGGCTGCCACCCTGGGGGACATGAAGGACCACCGCCAGGCCGTGCGCCACTATGAAGAGGAGCTGAGGCTGCGGGACGGCAGCGCCCTGGAG GAGGCCAAGACCTGGTTGAACATCGCGCTGTCCCGCGAGGATGCCGGGGATGCTTACGAGGTGCTGGCGCCGTGCTTCCAGAAGGCTCTCAGCTGTGCGCAGCAAGCCCAGCAGCCGCGGCTGCAG AGGCAGGTCTTACGGCACCTCCACGCGGTGCAGCTGAGGCTGCAGCCTCAGGAGGCCCTTGGCACTGAAGCCAGGCTGCAGGAGCTGAGAGCGGCTGAAGACGAGGAGGATGAGGGGGATGAGGACGACGAGGACGACGAGGGGGACGAGGGGGATGCCGCCGCCCTGGAGGCCATCGAGGTGGAGCTCTCAGAGAGCG AGGATGAAGTTGACGGGTCCCAGCGGTTGGAGGAGGAGGAGCTTCAGGGCTGCCTGGGCCGGCGGAGGGTGAGCAAG TGGAACCGGCGCAACGACGTCGGGGAGACCCTGCTGCACCGAGCCTGCATCGAGGGCCAGCTGGGCCGTGTCCAGGACCTCGTGAGGCAG GGCCACCCCCTGAACCCTCGGGACTACTGTGGTTGGACACCCTTGCACGAGGCCTGCAACTACGGGCATCTGG ACATCGTCCGTTTCCTGCTGGACCACGGGGCCGCGGTGGATGACCCGGGTGGCCAAGGCTGTGAGGGTATCACTCCCCTGCACGATGCTCTCAACTGTGGCCACTTTGAGGTGGCCCAGCTGCTCATCGAGCGAGGAGCATCGGTCACTCTTCGAACCAGGAAG CTGGGTACCCCACAGGGCCGCAGCCCGCTGGAGACGCTGCAGCAGTGGGTGAAGCTGTACTGCAAGGATCTGGATGGCGAGACGCGAGAGAAGGCTGCTGCCATGGAGACGCTGCTCCAGGCGGCCTCTTCGGGCCAAG CTCCCCACAGCTCCCTGGCTCCCCCGACCGTCCCAAGTAACCATGTTTTTGACCCTGAGACTTCTCCTCCCTCAAGTCCCAGCCCAGGACCCCCAGAAGCCTGTCAGGCCAGGGCCAGGGTCTCCCAGGGGCTGGCGGTGCCAGCCGCGGCCAGGCCTCGGAGGAGCAGGCACAAGCTGGCCAGCGGTGGCAGCTCGGATGGGGAGGAAAACCCAGGTCCGCCCCGGCCACCCCAGAAGAGGCCCCGGATGCCCAGCCCCGCCAGTGACGGAGAGGCAGCCACTGCGAGTGCCGGCTGGGCAGCCTACCGGGCGGCCATCCGCAGTGTGGGCAGTGCCCAGAGATACCACCTGCGCCCCAGCCCCCCTCGAGGCCCCGGCGAGGCCCCCAGCCCCCGGGCAGCACTCCTCCCTGAGGAGGAGTGCTTGGCCGGGGACTGGCTAGAAGAGGACTTGCCGCTGGCCCATGGTCATGGGGGCAGCTACCCGCCCCGCCCCCATAGCAGTGCGGATGGCAGCAGACACAGTGCCTCGGGGTCAGGCAGCGAGGCGAGCGCCATCAGGCCTCGGGCCCGGGCCCGGAAGAGCCGGCTGTCCCGTCTCAAGAGTTGGAGTGCACGGGTCAGAGCAGATGGAGCCTGCAGCTCAGCCGCAGAGCCCCCGCGGAGCCCTGATGTCCCCAGGGCCTTGGAGCCCATTGGGGGAAGCCCTGCAGCAGGCCAGCCCTTG GGTcaggccctgctccctcccaTCCGAGTTCGAGTTCGTGTTCAGCATAATCTTTTCCTCATCCCCGTTCCACAGAG CAGGGAGACCCACTCCGTGGCCTGGCTGGCTGAGCAGGCCGCCCAGCGTTACTACCAGGCCTCTGGGCTGCTGCCTCGGCTCTCCCTACAAAAAGAGGGGGCCCTGCTGGCCCCACAGGACCCCATCTCCGACGTGCTGCAGAGCAAtgaggag GTGTTGGCTGAGGTGACTTCGTGGGACCTTCCCCCGCTGACGGACCGCTACCGCCGGGCCTGCCAGAGCCTGGAGCAAG GGGCGCACCAGCACGTGCTGCAGGCGATGGAGCAGCAGGGCTCAGGCCCCGCGTTCAGTGCCTGCTCCCTGGCGCTGCGCCAGGCCCAGCTCACCCCGCTGCTGCGGGCCCTGAAGCTGCACTCGGCACTCCGGGAGCTCCGCCTCGCCGGGAACCGGCTGGGGGATGGATGTGTCGCCGAGCTGCTGGCTGCCCTGGACACCGTGCCCGGCCTGACCCTCCTCGACCTCTCCTCCAATCACCTGGGCGCTGAAGGGCTGCGCCAGCTTGCTGTGGGTCTCCAGGGGCAGCCCGCCTTGCAG ACCAGATCCTCTGGGGAACCCATGTCTCCACAGAACTTGGAAGAACTGGACTTAAGCATGAACCCCCTCGGGGATGGCTGTGGCCAGGCCCTGGCCTCCATCCTACGGGCCTGCCCCTTGCTCAGCACCCTGCACCTCCAGGCCTGTGGCTTTGGCCGCAGCTTCTTCCTGAACCACCAGGCGGCCCTGCGCAGCGCCTTCCAAG GCGCCAAGTGCCTGAAGACACTGTCCCTGTCCTACAACGGCCTGGGTGCCTCCGCCCTGGCCCAGGCCCTGCAGAGCCTGCCAGCCCGCACCCTCCTACGCCTGGAGCTGAGCTCTGTGGCCGCCAGCAAGAGCGACCCAGGCCTCACGGAGCCCGTGGTCAGCTACCTGACCAAG ATGTCTGCCTCTCTGCCCCTCGCTGGTCTCGCTGGACCTGTCTGCCAACCCCAAGATCAGCTGTGCCGGCCTGGAGGAGCTCCTGTCTGCCCTCCAAGGGCGGCCCCAAGGCCTCAGCTTCCTCGGCCTGTCAG GCTGTGCTGTCCAGGGCCCCCTGGGCCTGCGCCTCTGGGACAACTTAACAGTGCAGCTGCAGGAGCTGCAGCTGTGCAGCAGACGTCTCTCTGCTGA
- the TONSL gene encoding tonsoku-like protein isoform X7, with protein MSLDRELRQLSKAKAKAQRSGQLREEAAVCHQLGELLASHGCYAEALREHQQELQLLESADDPLGCAVAHRKIGERLAEMEDYSAALQHQHRYLELACSLSNHVEQQRAWATIGRTHLDIFDHHQSQDDLLQAQDAFEKSLAIVDEKLQGSLAKRELSEMRTRLYLNVGLTCDSLQQAALCHAYFTKSIFLAEQNHLYEDLFRARYNLGAIHWRRGQHSQAMRCLEGARKCARTLKQGSMESECCLLLSEVLQDLGDFLAAKRALKKAYRLGSQKPLQKAVVCRTLKYVLAVVRLQQQLEESEESDPRGAMGICEQLGDLFSKAGDFPKAAAAYQKQLQFAELLNRPGPELAVIHVSLAATLGDMKDHRQAVRHYEEELRLRDGSALEEAKTWLNIALSREDAGDAYEVLAPCFQKALSCAQQAQQPRLQRQVLRHLHAVQLRLQPQEALGTEARLQELRAAEDEEDEGDEDDEDDEGDEGDAAALEAIEVELSESEDEVDGSQRLEEEELQGCLGRRRVSKWNRRNDVGETLLHRACIEGQLGRVQDLVRQGHPLNPRDYCGWTPLHEACNYGHLDIVRFLLDHGAAVDDPGGQGCEGITPLHDALNCGHFEVAQLLIERGASVTLRTRKLGTPQGRSPLETLQQWVKLYCKDLDGETREKAAAMETLLQAASSGQAPHSSLAPPTVPSNHVFDPETSPPSSPSPGPPEACQARARVSQGLAVPAAARPRRSRHKLASGGSSDGEENPGPPRPPQKRPRMPSPASDGEAATASAGWAAYRAAIRSVGSAQRYHLRPSPPRGPGEAPSPRAALLPEEECLAGDWLEEDLPLAHGHGGSYPPRPHSSADGSRHSASGSGSEASAIRPRARARKSRLSRLKSWSARVRADGACSSAAEPPRSPDVPRALEPIGGSPAAGQPLGQALLPPIRVRVRVQHNLFLIPVPQSRETHSVAWLAEQAAQRYYQASGLLPRLSLQKEGALLAPQDPISDVLQSNEEVLAEVTSWDLPPLTDRYRRACQSLEQGAHQHVLQAMEQQGSGPAFSACSLALRQAQLTPLLRALKLHSALRELRLAGNRLGDGCVAELLAALDTVPGLTLLDLSSNHLGAEGLRQLAVGLQGQPALQTRSSGEPMSPQNLEELDLSMNPLGDGCGQALASILRACPLLSTLHLQACGFGRSFFLNHQAALRSAFQGAKCLKTLSLSYNGLGASALAQALQSLPARTLLRLELSSVAASKSDPGLTEPVVSYLTKEGQLGSREAGRAGAPLRPAPLGPPLSRKAAPWSTWVCRQTTWATRP; from the exons ATGAGCTTGGACCGCGAGCTTCGCC AGTTAAGCAAGGCCAAGGCTAAGGCCCAGAGGAGCGGGCAGCTGCGGGAGGAGGCAGCCGTCTGCCACCAGCTGGGGGAGCtcctggctagccatg GGTGCTACGCGGAGGCCCTGCGAGAGCACCAGCAGGAGCTGCAGCTCCTGGAGTCGGCCGACGACCCCCTGGGCTGCGCCGTGGCCCACCGCAAGATCGGAGAGCGGCTGGCGGAGATGGAGGACTACTCGGCTGCCCTGCAG CACCAGCACCGCTACCTGGAGCTCGCATGTTCCCTGTCCAACCATGTTGAGCAGCAGAGGGCCTGGGCCACCATTGGCCGCACCCACTTGGACATCTTTGACCACCACCAGTCACAGGATGACTTGCTACAGGCACAGGATGCCTTCGAGAAAAGCCTGGCTATCGTAGATGAGAAGCTGCAGG GCTCACTGGCCAAGAGAGAGCTGAGTGAGATGAGGACCCGACTTTACCTCAACGTGGGCCTCACCTGTGACAGCCTGCAGCAGGCGGCGCTATGCCACGCCTACTTCACGAAGAGCATCTTCCTTGCCGA GCAGAACCACCTGTACGAAGACCTGTTTCGCGCCCGCTACAACCTCGGCGCCATCCACTGGCGGCGGGGGCAGCACTCTCAGGCCATGCGCTGCCTGGAGGGGGCGCGGAAGTGCGCACGCACCCTGAAGCAGGGCTCCATGGAGAGCGAGTGCTGCCTGCTCCTCTCGGAG GTCCTCCAAGACCTAGGGGATTTTTTGGCCGCCAAGAGAGCCTTGAAGAAGGCCTATCGGCTTGGTTCCCAGAAGCCTTTGCAGAAGGCAGTGGTCTGCCGGACTCTCAAGTATG TGCTCGCGGTGGTCCGCCTgcagcagcagctggaggagTCTGAGGAGAGTGACCCGCGGGGCGCCATGGGCATCTGTGAGCAGCTGGGTGACCTGTTCTCCAAGGCGGGCGACTTCCCCAAGGCTGCCGCGGCCTACCAGAAGCAG CTGCAGTTTGCGGAGCTGCTAAACAGGCCGGGGCCTGAGCTGGCCGTCATCCACGTGTCCCTGGCTGCCACCCTGGGGGACATGAAGGACCACCGCCAGGCCGTGCGCCACTATGAAGAGGAGCTGAGGCTGCGGGACGGCAGCGCCCTGGAG GAGGCCAAGACCTGGTTGAACATCGCGCTGTCCCGCGAGGATGCCGGGGATGCTTACGAGGTGCTGGCGCCGTGCTTCCAGAAGGCTCTCAGCTGTGCGCAGCAAGCCCAGCAGCCGCGGCTGCAG AGGCAGGTCTTACGGCACCTCCACGCGGTGCAGCTGAGGCTGCAGCCTCAGGAGGCCCTTGGCACTGAAGCCAGGCTGCAGGAGCTGAGAGCGGCTGAAGACGAGGAGGATGAGGGGGATGAGGACGACGAGGACGACGAGGGGGACGAGGGGGATGCCGCCGCCCTGGAGGCCATCGAGGTGGAGCTCTCAGAGAGCG AGGATGAAGTTGACGGGTCCCAGCGGTTGGAGGAGGAGGAGCTTCAGGGCTGCCTGGGCCGGCGGAGGGTGAGCAAG TGGAACCGGCGCAACGACGTCGGGGAGACCCTGCTGCACCGAGCCTGCATCGAGGGCCAGCTGGGCCGTGTCCAGGACCTCGTGAGGCAG GGCCACCCCCTGAACCCTCGGGACTACTGTGGTTGGACACCCTTGCACGAGGCCTGCAACTACGGGCATCTGG ACATCGTCCGTTTCCTGCTGGACCACGGGGCCGCGGTGGATGACCCGGGTGGCCAAGGCTGTGAGGGTATCACTCCCCTGCACGATGCTCTCAACTGTGGCCACTTTGAGGTGGCCCAGCTGCTCATCGAGCGAGGAGCATCGGTCACTCTTCGAACCAGGAAG CTGGGTACCCCACAGGGCCGCAGCCCGCTGGAGACGCTGCAGCAGTGGGTGAAGCTGTACTGCAAGGATCTGGATGGCGAGACGCGAGAGAAGGCTGCTGCCATGGAGACGCTGCTCCAGGCGGCCTCTTCGGGCCAAG CTCCCCACAGCTCCCTGGCTCCCCCGACCGTCCCAAGTAACCATGTTTTTGACCCTGAGACTTCTCCTCCCTCAAGTCCCAGCCCAGGACCCCCAGAAGCCTGTCAGGCCAGGGCCAGGGTCTCCCAGGGGCTGGCGGTGCCAGCCGCGGCCAGGCCTCGGAGGAGCAGGCACAAGCTGGCCAGCGGTGGCAGCTCGGATGGGGAGGAAAACCCAGGTCCGCCCCGGCCACCCCAGAAGAGGCCCCGGATGCCCAGCCCCGCCAGTGACGGAGAGGCAGCCACTGCGAGTGCCGGCTGGGCAGCCTACCGGGCGGCCATCCGCAGTGTGGGCAGTGCCCAGAGATACCACCTGCGCCCCAGCCCCCCTCGAGGCCCCGGCGAGGCCCCCAGCCCCCGGGCAGCACTCCTCCCTGAGGAGGAGTGCTTGGCCGGGGACTGGCTAGAAGAGGACTTGCCGCTGGCCCATGGTCATGGGGGCAGCTACCCGCCCCGCCCCCATAGCAGTGCGGATGGCAGCAGACACAGTGCCTCGGGGTCAGGCAGCGAGGCGAGCGCCATCAGGCCTCGGGCCCGGGCCCGGAAGAGCCGGCTGTCCCGTCTCAAGAGTTGGAGTGCACGGGTCAGAGCAGATGGAGCCTGCAGCTCAGCCGCAGAGCCCCCGCGGAGCCCTGATGTCCCCAGGGCCTTGGAGCCCATTGGGGGAAGCCCTGCAGCAGGCCAGCCCTTG GGTcaggccctgctccctcccaTCCGAGTTCGAGTTCGTGTTCAGCATAATCTTTTCCTCATCCCCGTTCCACAGAG CAGGGAGACCCACTCCGTGGCCTGGCTGGCTGAGCAGGCCGCCCAGCGTTACTACCAGGCCTCTGGGCTGCTGCCTCGGCTCTCCCTACAAAAAGAGGGGGCCCTGCTGGCCCCACAGGACCCCATCTCCGACGTGCTGCAGAGCAAtgaggag GTGTTGGCTGAGGTGACTTCGTGGGACCTTCCCCCGCTGACGGACCGCTACCGCCGGGCCTGCCAGAGCCTGGAGCAAG GGGCGCACCAGCACGTGCTGCAGGCGATGGAGCAGCAGGGCTCAGGCCCCGCGTTCAGTGCCTGCTCCCTGGCGCTGCGCCAGGCCCAGCTCACCCCGCTGCTGCGGGCCCTGAAGCTGCACTCGGCACTCCGGGAGCTCCGCCTCGCCGGGAACCGGCTGGGGGATGGATGTGTCGCCGAGCTGCTGGCTGCCCTGGACACCGTGCCCGGCCTGACCCTCCTCGACCTCTCCTCCAATCACCTGGGCGCTGAAGGGCTGCGCCAGCTTGCTGTGGGTCTCCAGGGGCAGCCCGCCTTGCAG ACCAGATCCTCTGGGGAACCCATGTCTCCACAGAACTTGGAAGAACTGGACTTAAGCATGAACCCCCTCGGGGATGGCTGTGGCCAGGCCCTGGCCTCCATCCTACGGGCCTGCCCCTTGCTCAGCACCCTGCACCTCCAGGCCTGTGGCTTTGGCCGCAGCTTCTTCCTGAACCACCAGGCGGCCCTGCGCAGCGCCTTCCAAG GCGCCAAGTGCCTGAAGACACTGTCCCTGTCCTACAACGGCCTGGGTGCCTCCGCCCTGGCCCAGGCCCTGCAGAGCCTGCCAGCCCGCACCCTCCTACGCCTGGAGCTGAGCTCTGTGGCCGCCAGCAAGAGCGACCCAGGCCTCACGGAGCCCGTGGTCAGCTACCTGACCAAG GAAGGACAACTGGGatccagggaggcagggagggcaggTGCCCCACTCAGGCCGGCTCCCCTTGGGCCTCCGCTGTCTAGGAAGGCTGCGCCCTGGAGCACCTGGGTCTGTCGGCAAACCACCTGGGCGACGAGGCCGTGA